A window from Primulina eburnea isolate SZY01 chromosome 2, ASM2296580v1, whole genome shotgun sequence encodes these proteins:
- the LOC140822132 gene encoding uncharacterized protein — protein MLQLLFSLVFAEMALIVVFVFKTPLRKLVILSLDRAKRGRGPIVVKTVAGTVFIVMMSTLYSVVAVQRRWIEEGEVNPTDQVLLAKNLLEASLMGFSLFLGLMIDRLHHYIRELRIRRKNMEAAKKQSRGFEDGKTVVSEEIRALEVGMTTLKERIEQLEIQLEEKAKEVSSAEANALALKKQSEGFLLEYDRLLEENQNLRSQLQSIDRSLSHSDSKKFA, from the exons ATGTTGCAGCTGCTGTTTTCTCTAGTGTTTGCGGAGATGGCGCTGATTGTTGTGTTCGTGTTCAAGACGCCGCTGAGGAAGCTGGTGATACTGAGTCTGGACCGGGCCAAACGCGGCCGCGGCCCAATCGTAGTGAAGACGGTGGCGGGGACTGTTTTCATCGTGATGATGTCCACCTTGTACAGTGTGGTGGCTGTCCAGAGACGTTGGATCGAGGAAGGCGAGGTCAATCCCACGGATCAGGTTCTCCTAGCTAAGAACCTTCTCGAAGCTTCTCTTATGG GATTTTCACTATTTCTTGGCCTGATGATTGACAGATTGCATCATTATATCAGAGAACTGCGCATAAGAAGAAAGAACATGGAAGCCGCGAAGAAACAAAGCCGAGGTTTTGAGGATGGTAAGACTGTAGTGTCCGAGGAAATCAGAGCACTGGAAGTTGGGATGACCACTTTAAAAGAAAGGATCGAGCAACTTGAGATACAGCTCGAAGAAAAGGCTAAAGAGGTGAGCAGCGCAGAAGCCAATGCATTAGCTTTGAAAAAACAGTCAGAAGGGTTTCTTCTTGAATATGATCGGCTGCTTGAAGAAAACCAGAATCTTCGTAGCCAGTTGCAATCCATAGATCGAAGCTTGTCTCATTCTGATAGTAAGAAGTTTGCGTGA
- the LOC140822141 gene encoding uncharacterized protein, translating into MRHLLRPLRRSRLLRHYLVQRANYKPQKVQPPTSPPSPPKPPKKPATFSLHGESWEDPYSWMSQLHDRVAMRHMDVCMEQEEKYTEAVMSDTDRLQSKLQSEMSYRLAPYLSTPPIRWGPWLYYRRVEEGKQYMVLCRRLASLNEEFISYKSPSAGFDYTSGKKIEQKLLDYNQEAERFGGYAYEELSELSPDHRYLAYTMYDKDNDYFKLSVRDLNLGSLCSRPQADRVCNVAWAKDSQALFYVVTDDNKRPFRIYCSMAGSNDEDILLLEESSKNVYLNIRHTKDFQFMTVYRFSTTSSKVFLINAAEPLSGMTLVWECSMNAHCIIEHHQGYLYLFTNVDDQGQQIDHHYLLQSTVDSSLYPRKWENVFANEQELMIEDVDFCHSHLVLIIRDKRKYGLCSISLPLSSAKLGSRLKEFQPQYLPLPDHVSQILPGPNYDYFSSTMRFTITSPVMPDAVVDYDLLNGKWTIVQQQNLLHERTRILYGSTSIISNNQKSSISKSFSNGGDGDVHPWNDLSDYYACEEYEVFSHDGISVPLTILYSPHKKKNGQNPGLLHGHGAYGEALDKRWRNELKSLLDRGWVIAYADVRGGGGGGRKWHDDGRRTKKLNSIKDYLSCAKFLIEMDIVEETKLAGWGYSAGGLLVASALNFCPDLFRAAILKVPFLDPTNTLTYPVLPLTPVDYEEFGYPGDFEDFEAIREYSPYDNIRKDTVYPAVLVTSSFNTRFGVWEAAKWVARVREYSVYDPRRPMLLNLTADIVEENRYLYSKEAAMETAFLIKMVDSQS; encoded by the exons ATGCGTCACCTGCTCAGGCCCCTCCGCCGCTCTCGCTTGCTACGTCACTACCTCGTACAGCGCGCCAACTACAAGCCTCAGAAAGTCCAACCACCAACGTCCCCGCCGTCGCCACCTAAACCGCCGAAGAAGCCGGCAACATTCAGTTTACACGGGGAGTCATGGGAGGATCCGTACAGCTGGATGTCGCAGCTGCACGACCGTGTGGCAATGCGTCACATGGACGTGTGCATGGAGCAGGAGGAAAAGTATACCGAGGCTGTCATGTCCGACACCGATCGCCTCCAGTCTAAGCTCCAATCGGAGATGTCCTATCGCCTTGCACCGTACCTATCCACCCCTCCGATCCGATGGGGTCCCTG GTTGTACTATAGGCGAGTAGAAGAAGGGAAGCAATACATGGTATTGTGTCGTAGATTGGCTAGCTTAAATGAAGagtttatttcttataaatctcCATCCGCTGGATTTGATTACACTTCCGGGAAAAAAATTGAGCAGAAGTTGCTTGATTACAACCAAGAAGCTGAAAGGTTTGGAG GATATGCTTATGAAGAACTTTCAGAATTGTCACCTGATCACCGGTATCTTGCATACACTATGTATGACAAGGACAatgattatttcaaattatcTGTCAGGGATTTGAATTTGGGGTCACTTTGTAGTAGGCCCCAAGCTGACCGTGTATGTAATGTGGCTTGGGCAAAGGATAGCCAAGCCTTATTTTATGTAGTGACAGATGACAATAAAAGACCCTTTAG AATTTATTGTAGCATGGCTGGTTCAAATGATGAGGATATACTGCTCTTGGAGGAATCTTCAAAAAATGTTTATTTGAACATCAGACATACCAAAGATTTCCAGTTTATGACCGTATACAGATTCTCAACCACTTCATCTAAG GTCTTTCTAATAAATGCAGCAGAACCTTTATCTGGAATGACACTTGTGTGGGAGTGTAGTATGAATGCCCACTGCATCATCGAGCATCATCAAGGATATCTCTATCTCTTTACAAATGTTGATGACCAGGGTCAGCAGATCGATCACCATTATCTTCTACAGAGTACAGTGGATTCCTCGCTCTACCCAAGGAAGTGGGAA AATGTTTTTGCCAATGAACAAGAACTGATGATTGAAGATGTTGATTTCTGTCACTCACATTTGGTGCTTATTATAAGAGACAAAAGAAAATATGGACTATGTTCAATTTCTTTACCTCTATCAAGTGCCAAG TTGGGATCTCGTCTCAAAGAATTTCAGCCACAGTACCTGCCTCTTCCAGATCATGTATCCCAAATATTGCCTGGACCTAACTATGACTATTTTTCTTCAACCATGCGCTTTACAATTACATCGCCAGTG ATGCCCGATGCTGTAGTTGATTATGATTTACTCAATGGAAAATGGACTATTGTCCAGCAACAAAACTTGCTTCATGAAAGAACAAGGATATTATATGGATCAACATCTATCATTAGCAACAATCAGAAGTCATCAATCTCCAAAAGCTTCTCCAACGGTGGTGATGGTGATGTCCATCCATGGAATGATCTGTCCGATTATTATGCTTGTGAAGAATATGAAGTTTTTTCGCACGATGGGATTTCTGTGCCTTTGACCATACTATATTCAccacataaaaagaaaaatggCCAAAATCCTGGATTACTTCATGGGCATGGGGCTTATGGGGAGGCACTTGACAAACGTTGGCGAAATGAGTTAAAAAGTCTTCTTGACCGTGGTTGGGTTATTGCTTATGCAGATGTTAG aggtggaggtggaggtggtagAAAATGGCACGATGATGGTAGACGAACAAAGAAACTCAATTCGATTAAGGATTATTTATCTTGTGCCAAGTTTCTGATTGAAATGGACATTGTTGAAGAAACAAAACTTGCAGGCTGGGGATACAGTGCTGGAGGATTGTTGGTTGCTTCAGCTTTGAACTTTTGTCCGGATTTATTCCGAGCTGCTATTTTAAAG GTTCCATTTTTGGATCCAACTAATACTCTTACTTACCCTGTGTTACCGTTGACACCTGTTGATTATGAAGAGTTTGGATACCCTGGAGATTTTGAAGATTTTGAGGCTATTCGTGAATATTCACCCTATGATAATATCCGAAAAGACACGGTATACCCAGCTGTCCTGGTGACATCATCTTTTAATACAAG GTTTGGAGTATGGGAAGCGGCAAAATGGGTGGCACGGGTGCGGGAGTATTCTGTATATGATCCCAGACGCCCTATGCTCCTTAATTTGACAGCTGACATTGTCGAGGAGAACAGATATTTGTATTCCAAGGAAGCAGCGATGGAGACCGCTTTTCTGATCAAGATGGTTGATTCTCAGTCATGA